Proteins encoded in a region of the Chryseobacterium piperi genome:
- a CDS encoding phosphatidate cytidylyltransferase encodes MKKLPLYSIAIFSLLSLTSCEAVETIFKAGMWWGILVVVAIVVILLLIFSKGKNS; translated from the coding sequence ATGAAAAAATTACCCTTATACAGTATTGCTATATTTAGTTTATTATCATTAACAAGTTGTGAAGCAGTAGAGACCATCTTCAAAGCTGGAATGTGGTGGGGAATCCTTGTAGTAGTAGCCATTGTCGTTATCCTATTATTAATTTTTTCGAAGGGTAAAAACTCGTAA
- a CDS encoding DUF6526 family protein produces the protein MLYSMGIQNYKNHRKFYPPHHFIFLPLLLILEIMGIYKIWSDPANQLTWILFSIVIFLILYLAIMVRQHYALGNQNRIVRLEFRQRYFEIFNKRSDEVCEKLSFDQMAALRFAYDDEFKELLYQALNENISGDQIKRSIKNWNPDHHRI, from the coding sequence ATGCTATATTCCATGGGAATACAGAATTATAAAAATCACCGGAAGTTTTATCCGCCGCATCATTTCATTTTTCTTCCTTTGTTACTCATATTAGAGATCATGGGGATTTATAAAATCTGGAGTGATCCTGCCAACCAATTAACTTGGATATTATTTTCAATTGTTATTTTTCTAATCTTGTATTTAGCCATTATGGTAAGGCAGCATTATGCATTGGGAAATCAGAACCGTATCGTCAGACTGGAATTCAGGCAACGGTATTTTGAGATATTCAATAAACGGTCTGATGAAGTTTGTGAAAAGCTGAGCTTTGATCAGATGGCAGCACTAAGGTTTGCTTATGATGATGAGTTTAAAGAACTTTTGTATCAAGCATTAAATGAAAATATTTCCGGGGATCAGATCAAAAGATCCATTAAAAACTGGAATCCGGATCACCACAGAATTTAA
- a CDS encoding aminopeptidase P family protein: MTSKEKVAALREEMQKNNVDAFIVYSADPHMSEYLPEEWQERAWLSGFLGSAGFVVITKDKAGLWTDGRYFTQAALELEGSGIDLFKDGMEGTPHYIDWIISEIPSNGKVAVNALATSHTNWELLSQKLDHKNITLADAPLLKEVWKDRGTPSKNPIYIQPVERAGKSVTDKLSAIRQKMEGQEVTVHIISSLDDVAWTLNLRGSDVQSNPVFLGYIIITKNDAILFTDLEKLEVEARKQLDDSFVKMMPYEEFYNHLKTIKNESVLISSNSNQSIFETLKTDNQFVKAPVPGNLMKAQKNETELEGFRKVMVRDGVAMVKFLYWLTHNAGKEAMTEYSIGEKLLGFRKEGENFVGESFGSIVGYKDNGAIMHYSAKSEGSKEVTNDASILVDSGGQYLEGTTDITRTFALGNVSEDFKRNSTLVLQGLIRLSMVKFPKGTKGTHLDAIARLPLWMEGKDFNHGTGHGVGSFMNVHEGPQNIRKDLNPQDLLPGMVCSNEPGYYLEGEYGIRHENLIAVKEAEKTGSGVFYDFETLTFCPFFKDTIVKEILSEKEIAWLNQYHKTCEEKLSPYLEGDVKEWFLQLVSPL; the protein is encoded by the coding sequence ATGACTTCAAAGGAAAAAGTAGCTGCGCTTCGTGAAGAAATGCAGAAAAATAATGTTGATGCATTTATAGTATATTCTGCAGATCCGCATATGAGTGAATATTTACCTGAAGAATGGCAGGAGAGAGCCTGGCTTTCAGGTTTTTTAGGCTCGGCTGGTTTTGTGGTCATCACTAAGGATAAAGCCGGACTTTGGACCGACGGACGATACTTTACACAGGCAGCACTTGAACTGGAAGGTTCGGGAATCGATCTTTTTAAAGATGGAATGGAGGGAACTCCTCATTATATCGACTGGATCATTTCAGAAATTCCTTCTAATGGAAAAGTGGCGGTTAATGCTTTGGCCACATCCCATACCAACTGGGAGCTGCTTTCTCAAAAATTAGATCATAAAAATATCACATTGGCGGATGCTCCTTTACTGAAAGAAGTTTGGAAGGATAGAGGAACCCCATCAAAAAATCCGATATATATTCAGCCTGTAGAAAGAGCAGGGAAATCTGTAACCGATAAGCTGTCTGCAATCCGCCAGAAAATGGAGGGACAGGAAGTAACGGTTCATATCATCTCAAGTCTTGATGATGTAGCATGGACGCTTAACCTTAGGGGAAGTGATGTGCAAAGTAATCCTGTATTTTTAGGATACATCATCATCACTAAAAATGACGCGATTTTGTTTACCGATCTTGAAAAATTAGAAGTTGAAGCAAGAAAACAGCTGGATGATTCTTTTGTAAAAATGATGCCTTATGAAGAGTTTTATAATCATTTAAAAACGATCAAAAATGAAAGCGTTTTAATCTCTTCAAACAGTAACCAGTCTATTTTTGAAACACTGAAGACGGATAACCAGTTTGTAAAAGCTCCGGTTCCGGGAAACCTTATGAAAGCTCAGAAAAATGAAACTGAACTGGAAGGCTTCAGAAAAGTAATGGTAAGAGATGGAGTGGCTATGGTGAAATTCCTGTATTGGCTTACTCATAATGCCGGAAAAGAAGCCATGACAGAATATTCTATTGGTGAAAAACTATTAGGATTCCGTAAAGAAGGAGAAAACTTTGTAGGAGAAAGCTTTGGAAGCATTGTTGGTTACAAAGATAATGGTGCGATTATGCATTACTCGGCTAAAAGCGAAGGAAGTAAAGAAGTGACGAATGATGCGAGCATCCTTGTCGATTCAGGAGGTCAGTATCTGGAAGGAACTACCGATATCACCAGAACATTTGCTTTAGGAAATGTTTCTGAAGACTTTAAACGAAACTCTACATTGGTATTACAGGGATTGATCCGCTTATCTATGGTGAAGTTTCCGAAAGGGACAAAAGGAACCCATTTAGATGCTATTGCAAGGCTTCCTTTATGGATGGAAGGTAAAGATTTCAATCACGGTACAGGACATGGAGTAGGGAGCTTTATGAACGTACATGAGGGTCCTCAGAATATCAGGAAAGATTTGAACCCACAAGACCTTCTTCCTGGAATGGTTTGTTCAAACGAACCCGGATATTACCTGGAGGGAGAATATGGCATCCGTCATGAAAACTTAATTGCAGTAAAAGAAGCAGAAAAAACAGGATCAGGAGTATTTTACGACTTTGAAACGTTAACGTTCTGTCCGTTCTTTAAAGATACTATCGTAAAAGAAATCCTTTCTGAAAAAGAAATAGCCTGGCTAAACCAGTATCACAAAACTTGTGAGGAAAAACTTTCACCTTATCTTGAAGGTGATGTTAAAGAATGGTTCTTACAACTGGTAAGTCCACTTTAA